TCCGGTCTTATCAAGGCAACGGAAAATTTCAAGTTGGGTGTTGTTGCCGCCACTGGCGGGATTGCTTTCGTCTATTTGATTAGTTGGATTCTGGGAATGTTTGGTGTTGGTGTTCCCGTCATACATGGCAATTCAAATATGAGTATTTTATTCAGCATCGGCGTAGTAATCATCGCCGCATTGAATTTAGTTCTGGATTTTGATTTCATTGAAGAGGGTGCGGAAAAAGGCGCCCCAAAATACATGGAATGGTATGGGGCCTTCGGACTTTTGGTCACCTTGATTTGGCTCTATCTAGAAATTCTACGGCTCTTGGCCAAACTCTCATCTAGGAGGAATTAATCTATGAAAAGTATCCGATATATTTTAGGTGGTATTGCATTCACATTCGTAGCATTCTTGGCAATAACTCAATCTGTTGATGCAAAACCAAAAGAAAAATTTGCTTTAGTAATCCACGGCGGTGCGGGAACAATTACCCGCAAAAATATGACGGCCGAAAAAGAAGCCGCTTACCGCGCCAAACTAGAAGAAGCGCTACAGACCGGATATAAAATTCTCAATGAAGACGGCACTGCTATGGATGCGGTGGAAGCGACTATTCATATTATGGAAGATTCTCCCCTTTTCAATGCAGGAAAAGGTGCTGTTTTTACTAACGCTGGAACCAATGAACTGGACGCAGCTATCATGAATGGTGCGGACTTAAAAGCAGGGGCCGTGGCCGGCGTGAAAACGGTAAAGAATCCCATATCTGCCGCGCGGAAGG
The Candidatus Neomarinimicrobiota bacterium DNA segment above includes these coding regions:
- a CDS encoding Bax inhibitor-1/YccA family protein: ILTVFKHHLAKYTVPAYALLQGLALGGISKFFESMYPGIVNQAVMLTFGTLGALLLAYSSGLIKATENFKLGVVAATGGIAFVYLISWILGMFGVGVPVIHGNSNMSILFSIGVVIIAALNLVLDFDFIEEGAEKGAPKYMEWYGAFGLLVTLIWLYLEILRLLAKLSSRRN